DNA from Sphingomonas sp. R1:
CGAGCCCGGCGCGCGCGGGATCGGTGCGCCATTCGGCCTGCTTGTTGCCCTCGGTGTCGAGCGAACCGCTCAGCCAGCCCTGGATATATTCCACCTGCACCAGCCGGATTGCGCCGAAGTCGCCGCGTGCGATGCGGGCGCGCGCCTCCTCGACCAGCGGATAGCCGCTATAGGTGAAGGCGAGAGCGAACTGCTTGCCGCTTTCTCGCGCGGCGGCGGCGATGGCGCGGGCCTCGTCGCCGTTCATCGCCATCGGCTTTTCGCAGAAGACGTGGAAGCCGGCGTTCAGCGCAGCGATGGCGACCGGCGCGTGAAGGTGGTTCGGGGTGACGATCGCGACCGCATCGATGCGCTCGCTCTCCGGCAGCGCCGCTTCGCCTGCGAGGAGCGCGTCATAGGTCGCATAGACCCGCGCCGGATCGAGCCCGAGCAGGTCGCCGGTGCGGGTGTTCTTGCCCGCATCGGTGCTGAACGCGCCGGCGGTAAGCCGCCAGTCGCCGTCCAGCGCCGCGGCCATGCGGTGAATGGCGCCGATGAACGCGCCCTCGCCGCCGCCGACCATGCCGAGCCTTAGCGGATGCCGGATCATGCGTCGCGGCTTCCTAGCCCGAGCAGATTGCGAATCGCGTCCTTGTCGACGCCGCTCGAGGCGAAATCGTCGAAGGCGCGCTCGGTGACGCGGATGATATGGTCGCGGATGAACGGCGCGCCTTCGCGGGCGCCGTCCTCGCTGTTCTTCAGCGCGCATTCCCACTCGATCACGGCCCAGCCGCGATAGCCGTACTGGGCGAGCTTGCTGAAGATGCCGACGAAATCGACCTGGCCGTCCCCGGTGGAGCGGAAGCGGCCGGCGCGGTTCACCCAGCTCTCGTACCCGCCATAGACGCCGCTGCGTCCGGTCGGGTTGAACTCCGCATCCTTCACGTGGAAGCAGGAAATCCGATCGTGATAGCGATCGATGAAGTCGAGATAGTCGAGCTGCTGCAGCACATAATGCGACGGATCGAACAGGATGCGCGCGCGCGGGTGGTGGTTCACCGCCTCGAGGAAACGCTCCCAGCTGGCGCCGTCATGAATGTCCTCGCCGGGATGGATCTCATAGGCGCAGTCGACGCCCGCTTCCTCGAACACGTCGAGAATCGGC
Protein-coding regions in this window:
- a CDS encoding Gfo/Idh/MocA family protein gives rise to the protein MIRHPLRLGMVGGGEGAFIGAIHRMAAALDGDWRLTAGAFSTDAGKNTRTGDLLGLDPARVYATYDALLAGEAALPESERIDAVAIVTPNHLHAPVAIAALNAGFHVFCEKPMAMNGDEARAIAAAARESGKQFALAFTYSGYPLVEEARARIARGDFGAIRLVQVEYIQGWLSGSLDTEGNKQAEWRTDPARAGLGGCLGDIGTHAFHLAELVSSLRVEQLSAELATHVPRRRLDDDVSALLRFEGGARGTLKATQVAAGEENGLRLRIHGERGGLDWAQMEPNTLTLRWIDRPAEILRAGGPGLGAGIPPLLRTPAGHPEGYIEAFANLYRGFAGLLRGDTEVRVPGLVDGLRTMTFVEAMIANAAGDAKWTDLPNGDYA
- a CDS encoding sugar phosphate isomerase/epimerase family protein; the protein is MTAMQGPGIFLAQFLGDAAPFDTLDHMAEWAARLGYVGVQIPCDPRLIDLQQAAESQAYCDDLRARLDKFGIQPTELSTHLQGQLVAVHPAYDTLFDGFAPAELHGKPAERQAWAVEQVKLAARASGRLGLKAHATFSGALAWPYVYPWPQRPAGLVEEAFAELARRWLPILDVFEEAGVDCAYEIHPGEDIHDGASWERFLEAVNHHPRARILFDPSHYVLQQLDYLDFIDRYHDRISCFHVKDAEFNPTGRSGVYGGYESWVNRAGRFRSTGDGQVDFVGIFSKLAQYGYRGWAVIEWECALKNSEDGAREGAPFIRDHIIRVTERAFDDFASSGVDKDAIRNLLGLGSRDA